The region GGTTGGAACATCCCCTTCCCCGTTTCCCGCACAATCATCTACAGAAACAACCTACCTAGGAGCTATCCGGACCTCAGCCGCATTCTTACGTGCACTACCTAACCAGTCCTTGAACTGCTAGCCGTGCTGCCTGGGCCTTGACCACACCATACGGTCGACTTGCTCTAATATCGCAGCTTACCCCAACGAAGAATCAGACAACACGCACTGCTTTCCAAAAGGTGGATACAGGCAaggttcttctccaagtGGCGGTGAATAACGTTTGGTGCCGCGATCTCCAAGTGCCATAGTAGTTGACTCGGGTGACCACCGGCgaagccatggctgcggAAGAGGGACTCGTGGATGGGGGCATAGCCGGTATTGTTCGCGCGCTTGAGCTCATACATAACCCGTCGTCAACGAACGAGCTCCGCAGAGAGGCTTTACAGTTCGTGGAGTCGCAGAAACAAAGTTCCTCTGCTGCTCGTAATGGGTTCATGCTAGCCTCTCGCAGAGAGAATGATGCATTGGTGCGCTACTTCGGGTTGACCCTTCTCGACCACGTCCTCCGCAATACTTCATTCACCGCCACGGACGAGATCACGAATTTGAGGGACATTGTGTTGAAGCTTGCCGAATCCATCCAACCGGAAGATCCTACGTATATTCGCAATAAGATCCCACAGCTATGGGCCGAAGTCGCCAAGCGGAGCTGGGGCctggattggctggataTGGACCAGCGTCTTGTCCAATTCTGGAACGCGAGCCTTGTGCACAAAGAACTTGTCCTGCTTGTTCTTGAGACGCTATCAGACGATATTTTCTACAGGGAGGATACTGTTTCGTCTTTGCGCGGAACAGATCTTAACCGAGCTTTGGTAGAAATCTGCACGCCACTGGCTGTATTTGAACAAGCGTATCCGGAACGCGACAACCACGTCGCTATTCGCTGTGGCAATGAGGGTTGGCTGACTCGGATATGCGAGTTTCTCCAGCAATGCATTGGAAGCGTACAGCACTCGAAGGAGGCAAAGGACGCTGCTTTGAAGGCTTTGGCTAACCTGAAGTCGGTGCTAGTGTGGTCAATACCCAAAGCTATCCATCTCTCAGGCTGTGTTCCAAGCATTGCTGGAGCTTTCACCTGTACTGATGAGCAAGTACTACTGGTATGTTTATCTGACCCTGCCGGAGAATAGGCCGCTTACCAATAATTTAGGCCGCCGTCGAGGCACTACATGCGCTTTATAGCAGGTCGGCCTATGACATTGAGGGCTTCCAACCATTGGTACATCTGATGTACGAAACGGAATCTCTAAATGTAATATTGAAGCTATTCCAGTGGTCAATTGTTAGCCCAGAAGATATCGACGACACGAAGTACACAATTTCCAAGAAGCTTTCAGAGGTATGGTTAGCTTCCGACCAATATAACATATAACTAATGCACTGAAACAGATGGTCTCTTATGTTGCTGGATTTCTCGAAGAAAAAGGCTTTTCAATTGAAACTTCAGCTGGTGTGGACTTGCCATTCTTTTTCCATCTCATGTTAAACGTTGTTCAGCATCGCAGTCTCACCGTGTCGATACCCGTTCTTCATATTTGGTCCAAACTAATTGCCAATCCAAAGATTGGGAATCTAGACGTTGTGATCAACCTCATCCCCCCACTACTAACCATATGTACTGAACGCCTTGTGCACTGGGAATCTCTGCCCGCCGATTCTGAGGATCCCACCGTAATTTTCCTTAATGAAGATATAGACACCGTTCCGGAAAAACATGCCTTTGTTGGAAACTATCGACGGTATTGTTCGTCCATCATTGAGACGATAGTTCAGAAGCGGCCTGAAGAGGCTATTCCACATATTCTTCTTGGGGTCGACAACAACTTAGATAACCTGTACAGTGGAGTTGAGCCCTTCACTGGTTCGTTTGTTTCTTGCTCCAATTTAACTGAATCAGGCTAACAACTGGTAGCGAAATCCTTCTCGAAGAACTCAGTGCCTTTGATGCGCGCAGATACGCAGTTTGCGGTAGTGGAGGCAACTCTGAAGGGGTACACAAAATGGGTTGCAGTGCACGGGAGAATGCCACAACAAGATGTATGCTACCAAACTCATACAATTGGGCTTCCACTAACGATTTGTAGGAACAAAGGCGCGGCCAGTTAGAAAACATTTTGGAAACATGGGCGTACAAGTTGATGCAAAGGAATTTCGAAGTATGTTCCGTCCTTTGCTACTACATTCTCATCGCTGACCTTTGGTTCAGGACCCAATTTTGAAACAACGCATTGTGAAACTAGTTGTAGATATTTCCGCCAGAGCGCTTGATAAAACACCTAGTTTCGCGCTCAAGGTCTTAGAGTACACTCTCATGACACGTCTACCTGACCAACCCGAGTTTCCGAACTATTCAGAAGCTGTGAAGGAGCTACACGGGCTGGCTAGCCACGAGCTGCGTCGACTTGCGACTCGCTATGCTGACTACTTCTCTGTGAGTCTCCAATTCTAGGAACTAAAGAAGACCCTGCTGATGCATAAAGACCTTCTATGACCTTCTAGAGCCAAAAATTCAAGAGATTACCATGGCCAATCGGGTGGACGACAAGCTTCACATGGAGTTCACCTCAATCCTACTTATTATTATGTAAGATAGGCCTTTCTATGGTTGGTTGGTTACTGACACCTCTAGGCAACGTGCCAACAATGTCGACCCGTTTCTGCGCCAGTCCCGCTTAGCATCGTTTGTGGAACCGATCAAGCAAGCCTGGCAGGATGATGAGATCCGAAGTAAATCTTCAACGTTTGAAGGGTTTTGCAACCTGCTAGGACTGCAGAACGTGGGCCCGTACATGCAATCAAAACATGCTCAGAAGCTAGCAGATTGGTCAGAGGTACCTCTTGATGCGGAAGGCAAGCAGGTCCAGGAGGAAATGACACAGAGATTCCAGGTACCAGACGCCTCGAAATTCGATTACAGCCAAAGCTAACATCGATGCAGCAACTACCTTTGAGAGGCACAAAGACAATGATGGCGGTCTCCACTGACAAGCTCAAGAAAGCAGACCCGCCGTATGAGATCGCTTGTACTCTCTGGCACGACCTGATCCCAATTATCTTGCCAACCCTATTGCAACTTGTTAGGTAAAAACCATTTAGATGATTTGATGATCTGAGCTAATAGCCCGCAGCAACGCTCATGCGTTCCACAATCCGGAGAACTGGGCTGGCTTGCCCGGAGATATGTGGGGTATCGTCGAGCGTATATTAACTGACAGATTCTGGCAAGCCGGCATATCAAGTGGAAGTCGGGATGAATTCTATGCTAAGATCACTGCTTCGCGGACATCTCTTGAGGGCTTCGCATCCTCAGTCAGAGGGAAGGTCAGGGCAGTCAGGGAATCTTGCTACTCGATGCTCTTCAGCATGAGTAGGTTGCGTGAACATTTCTACGGGTTTGCGGAACTACCTGGTCCTTTATCCCAAGCACTGTTCAAGGACTCCtcccatctctcctcccatcAGTTCTCCGtccttctcaacatctctAGATGCATAATTGACGACTGCCCTGTCCGCTTCCGAAGCCAATTTTTGCCACCAATGCTGTCCACACTATTTGTTAATATTGACCGAAAGGTCACTTCCGAATGGGAATCCATTGAGCAAAGGAAGGCAGGTCTGGGAGATGGCGACCTGGCTGATGAAATGAAATCAGAGAGCATCCTGCGACAACTGACGTACTCCGCGGTTATTATGGTAGCAAGCCTCCTGGACCCGCAACGAGGAGGTATGCAGCCAGTGCAGAAATCAGCAGCTTTGCCCATCAAGCTAACCCTTTTCTACGTAGACCCTGACGAAGAACCTACGGACCCAAGCGCTCCTCAACCGCTCCCCGCACTCTCAGATTCCATCCGACACTTTGTCCTCTCATCCACTGAGATTTTCGAGCCAGTGATGCTCTTCTGCACCCACGCACTGCGCATGCGCGATACCCGGTGCTGCAGCATTATAACGCGAGTTATCCGATCCATTCTGCAGGACTTTGCCCCTCCCCACAACTCACAAACAGTCGTAACCATCCGCGAATTCATTTCTTCTGAAGTACTCAAGGCTTGCATCACCTCCGTGCACGAGCCCTATTTCGTCGACATGCAAAAAGACCTTGCCCAACTCATCGCGTCTATATGGGTTCTCTACGGTTCGAGCACACCCACACCAAAGGCTCTCATTCTCAGCCTTCCTGGCATGACCGAGGAACGGGTAGCAAGCACTGAAGCTGCCCTCGTGCGCTCCACATCCGCCCGCCAACAACGCGCTTTAGTTCTTGACCTCTTGGAGGGACTAAGAGGTGTCAGCATTGCCGAACAAGGCAAAATATTGGGATCACGCGAAGAGCGCCGCAAGGCGCGCAGTGCTCTCCAGGAAAGATATATGAGCAATGAAATGGAGGGTCAACAAACCCACAAGGTCGATATAAATGATGGGCCTGATCTTTCCGGTGTTGCGGACATGTTTGGTTAAGCATGGCTGCATTGCTTTTGTATATTATTCATTCTCAGCGTATTGTCGCATATAATGATCTGAAGAATAGATAAACCTCCTAGGACTAGAAATAATTTATGCCTCCATTGTGCTCATAACCTCGTCTGGTCTCCGATACGCATATACCCTGATCTGAGGGAGACTTGCAAACACTCTCGCAAACGTGCAGTACAGAGTTTActgaaagaaaaacaaaataACAAATGTTGTGAACTAGTCTGTCTTTTTTTGCAGACGGTATATCTACAGTGTACATTGCTTCCTGAACCTTCAACCTTACCATACGATTCAGTATCGTCCGTGTCCTCCGAGAAGCGCCTTCTCTAGTCCTCACATAATACAACTCTGAACCTCACACCAGTGCCATGACTCTCGGTCCCTTAGTTAATAGCCTTCGCCGGCGTGTACGCAAATGTAGGACGAACGAATCTAACAGCCACCATTAGCCTCCGCCGCTTCCATCAACAATATTCATCTCAACAagcaatgatgatgaagaaattACGCACCTGTCAGAGTTGTAGACCTTCGTCTCAGAGCCCAACAGCTGCTGCTCACGCGCCTTGTCAGCGTAGTACCGACGGACCTGGTCGCGGTCTTCCTCAgcctggaggaggggaaggatgTGTAGACGGCCCCAGATCTTCTCACGGGCGAGTTCGCTGGCGCAGTTTATCAGTTTCTCTATTCTCTCTGCTGTGGTAAGAGTCGAGGTATGCATACTTTTGTTCTCGGATACCGTAGAAGAGCTTGTAGTAACCGTAGGCCATGAATAGGTGCATGCCAACGAGATAAGTGATGGGTCGGAAGCCGCGAGCGGGAATGTTGCGCTATTCACATTGTTTGTTAACCTCTCTTCCCCAGTCTATCGTGGAATGTCTACGGTAGAACCGGGTTCATCTCGCGACAAGTGGGCTGCCCGTAGGGAGGAAATTCATCGGGTTGGCGTACCTTGTACTGCACTTGCCGGTAGCCCCCGGCTGGGGGCATATCCTGAGGCATTTTGGCGACTGACGGTATCGGCAGCGGCCTACAATCGACGTGGAAAGGGGAGGGATCTCGTAAGACAGTTATGTATGCGGTGATGAtggagttggcggagaagtTGGGATTATGGTCACGTGAAGTAGTTACACTTGGTAATTGGTGCTTCGGGAGTTTTGATTGGCTGGATATCGGACCGTTTTCATTTTGTAGATAGCTGCGGATCGGACTCCTTGGACAAAGTGACGTCTTACGCTGTTATACTCGGTATAATTAATATACTTTGAGAATTGATATTCAGTTCGACTGCTTTACAGGCAAG is a window of Aspergillus nidulans FGSC A4 chromosome VI DNA encoding:
- a CDS encoding karyopherin MSN5 (transcript_id=CADANIAT00010067) is translated as MAAEEGLVDGGIAGIVRALELIHNPSSTNELRREALQFVESQKQSSSAARNGFMLASRRENDALVRYFGLTLLDHVLRNTSFTATDEITNLRDIVLKLAESIQPEDPTYIRNKIPQLWAEVAKRSWGLDWLDMDQRLVQFWNASLVHKELVLLVLETLSDDIFYREDTVSSLRGTDLNRALVEICTPLAVFEQAYPERDNHVAIRCGNEGWLTRICEFLQQCIGSVQHSKEAKDAALKALANLKSVLVWSIPKAIHLSGCVPSIAGAFTCTDEQVLLAAVEALHALYSRSAYDIEGFQPLVHLMYETESLNVILKLFQWSIVSPEDIDDTKYTISKKLSEMVSYVAGFLEEKGFSIETSAGVDLPFFFHLMLNVVQHRSLTVSIPVLHIWSKLIANPKIGNLDVVINLIPPLLTICTERLVHWESLPADSEDPTVIFLNEDIDTVPEKHAFVGNYRRYCSSIIETIVQKRPEEAIPHILLGVDNNLDNLYSGVEPFTAKSFSKNSVPLMRADTQFAVVEATLKGYTKWVAVHGRMPQQDEQRRGQLENILETWAYKLMQRNFEDPILKQRIVKLVVDISARALDKTPSFALKVLEYTLMTRLPDQPEFPNYSEAVKELHGLASHELRRLATRYADYFSTFYDLLEPKIQEITMANRVDDKLHMEFTSILLIIMQRANNVDPFLRQSRLASFVEPIKQAWQDDEIRSKSSTFEGFCNLLGLQNVGPYMQSKHAQKLADWSEVPLDAEGKQVQEEMTQRFQQLPLRGTKTMMAVSTDKLKKADPPYEIACTLWHDLIPIILPTLLQLVSNAHAFHNPENWAGLPGDMWGIVERILTDRFWQAGISSGSRDEFYAKITASRTSLEGFASSVRGKVRAVRESCYSMLFSMSRLREHFYGFAELPGPLSQALFKDSSHLSSHQFSVLLNISRCIIDDCPVRFRSQFLPPMLSTLFVNIDRKVTSEWESIEQRKAGLGDGDLADEMKSESILRQLTYSAVIMVASLLDPQRGGMQPVQKSAALPIKLTLFYVDPDEEPTDPSAPQPLPALSDSIRHFVLSSTEIFEPVMLFCTHALRMRDTRCCSIITRVIRSILQDFAPPHNSQTVVTIREFISSEVLKACITSVHEPYFVDMQKDLAQLIASIWVLYGSSTPTPKALILSLPGMTEERVASTEAALVRSTSARQQRALVLDLLEGLRGVSIAEQGKILGSREERRKARSALQERYMSNEMEGQQTHKVDINDGPDLSGVADMFG
- a CDS encoding putative NADH-ubiquinone oxidoreductase subunit GRIM-19 (transcript_id=CADANIAT00010068) is translated as MPQDMPPAGGYRQVQYKRNIPARGFRPITYLVGMHLFMAYGYYKLFYGIREQNELAREKIWGRLHILPLLQAEEDRDQVRRYYADKAREQQLLGSETKVYNSDRFVRPTFAYTPAKAIN